The following coding sequences lie in one Candidatus Kryptobacter tengchongensis genomic window:
- a CDS encoding Pyruvate:ferredoxin oxidoreductase, beta subunit, which yields MEDREKQVENISTNGGQPLEDIYKDIIDVEYFNEVVVGAYNRGIAEEELPADIYTARSIIPAGTGALRDFSYIAPEIPLFNPDNCVGCMECVTECPDTAILGKVVPESKLEEELNKIQDPVKREHIRRQFAKTTKYYEVPKKKGIEPGLFMIAVDPTKCKGCAECVSACGDHNALQMIKKTGENLKRYREVFEFYTKLPETPKEYIQEKVLADMMLAGKSLLYVGGAGSCMGCGEATAIRMMLAATGFVYGPENIGIVAATGCNTVYSSTYPYNPFRVPWINSLFENAPAVAIGIRARWDQMGWQHKRLWVIGGDGAMYDIGFQSLSRMLASGMDIKVLVLDTQVYSNTGGQSSTSSYLGQDTKLSAYGKEIKGKSERRKELAQIVMMHPDVFVAQTTPAHINHFYRSILSANEFQGPAVVIVYTTCQPEHGVGDDMAMQQAKLAVESRAFPLLIYDPRKGETIKERLSLQGNPALKDDWYVHPKTGEVIDFIYFARTEGRFAKHFDKDGNPDEMLLQAQEDRLKNWRLLQELAGLR from the coding sequence ATGGAAGATAGAGAAAAACAAGTTGAAAATATTTCAACTAATGGCGGACAACCATTGGAAGATATTTATAAAGATATCATTGATGTTGAATACTTCAACGAGGTAGTTGTTGGGGCTTATAACCGTGGAATAGCCGAGGAGGAATTGCCTGCTGATATTTATACCGCAAGAAGCATCATACCTGCTGGAACTGGAGCTTTGAGAGATTTTAGTTATATTGCTCCTGAGATTCCACTTTTTAATCCTGATAATTGCGTTGGCTGTATGGAATGCGTGACGGAATGCCCTGACACCGCAATTCTTGGTAAAGTTGTGCCTGAATCAAAGCTTGAAGAAGAACTTAACAAAATTCAGGACCCTGTTAAGAGAGAACACATTCGCAGACAGTTTGCCAAGACAACAAAATATTACGAGGTCCCGAAGAAAAAGGGAATTGAACCAGGTTTATTTATGATAGCAGTTGATCCAACTAAATGTAAAGGTTGTGCTGAATGTGTTTCTGCATGTGGGGATCACAACGCTTTGCAGATGATTAAAAAGACAGGGGAAAATTTGAAAAGGTATAGAGAAGTTTTTGAGTTTTATACTAAGCTTCCCGAGACGCCAAAGGAATATATCCAGGAAAAGGTTCTTGCAGACATGATGCTTGCTGGAAAGTCATTGCTTTATGTTGGTGGGGCTGGTTCATGTATGGGTTGCGGTGAAGCAACAGCGATAAGAATGATGCTTGCAGCAACAGGTTTTGTATACGGACCTGAAAATATCGGTATTGTCGCAGCAACCGGATGTAATACTGTTTATTCCTCAACATATCCATATAATCCATTTAGGGTGCCATGGATAAATTCTCTTTTTGAAAATGCCCCAGCTGTTGCGATTGGAATTAGAGCAAGATGGGACCAGATGGGATGGCAACATAAAAGGTTGTGGGTTATAGGTGGGGATGGGGCAATGTATGATATAGGATTTCAATCTCTTTCAAGAATGCTTGCTTCGGGAATGGATATAAAGGTTCTTGTGCTTGACACGCAAGTTTATTCAAATACGGGCGGTCAGTCTTCAACATCAAGTTATCTGGGTCAAGATACCAAACTTTCAGCTTACGGGAAAGAAATCAAAGGTAAATCAGAAAGAAGAAAAGAACTCGCACAAATTGTGATGATGCATCCTGATGTATTCGTTGCTCAGACAACGCCCGCGCACATTAATCATTTCTATCGCTCAATTCTATCAGCTAATGAATTTCAAGGTCCTGCTGTTGTCATAGTTTATACGACATGTCAACCTGAGCACGGTGTTGGTGACGATATGGCAATGCAGCAAGCTAAGCTTGCTGTTGAATCAAGAGCATTTCCTCTTTTGATTTATGACCCAAGAAAGGGTGAAACAATAAAAGAAAGGCTGAGTTTACAGGGGAACCCAGCGCTTAAGGACGATTGGTATGTTCATCCGAAGACAGGCGAAGTTATAGATTTTATTTACTTTGCAAGAACAGAGGGAAGGTTTGCAAAGCATTTTGATAAAGATGGAAATCCAGATGAGATGCTCTTACAAGCTCAAGAAGACCGACTGAAAAATTGGCGTTTGCTCCAAGAACTTGCGGGGTTAAGATGA
- a CDS encoding pyruvate-ferredoxin/flavodoxin oxidoreductase gives MQENKFPFPGIPTTSDGAGAVVWVETHISQGACAYPITSSTTMGQGFQAEVANGKRNLWGEKLFFFEPESEHSSASVCEGFASAGGRITNFTSGQGLILMKEVLYTIAGKRLPVVFHIGARALTSHSLNVHAGHDDVMGVADCGWGIIFARNVQEVADLTLIAHRAAENSETPFLMVQDGFLTTHTIENVLLPEPELMKQFIDDPNKRLKNLMNPYFPLMSGVVQNQDSYMKGKIAQRYYYDKVPGAIKEAMETYYKLTGRKYDFIDAYKVEDAEYVVVGMGSFMETAMATVDYLREVEGLKVGALTVTVFAPFPGKQIVEALKHVKAFAVLERMDNPLAQSNPLTMSIKASFADAFIGSRGYPKIDRIPRIFSGAGGLGSRDVRPGDFIAIFKNMMRNDGKEKEFFVVGIKHELALEREYDPDVRPKGAFSMRGHSVGGYGSVTTNKIIATLLEDIFKLQVQAYPKYGSEKKGLPTTYYLTASREKIRTHCELTHVEFVPMNDVNAFNLGNPLAGLRENGMIFIQSDKVDPKDVWSEIPSYAKKIIKDKKIKVYYLDTVKIAREVAPTPDLEQRMQGIVLLGIFLKVTPFREEYGLSEEDLFKGVEKSIRKYFGKRGEKVVQANLEAVKRGYYEVMEVPRELIEVTEVKAEFEI, from the coding sequence ATGCAAGAAAATAAATTCCCATTTCCAGGGATACCGACAACATCTGACGGAGCAGGTGCGGTTGTTTGGGTTGAAACTCATATAAGTCAAGGTGCGTGCGCTTATCCAATAACTTCATCAACCACAATGGGTCAGGGCTTTCAAGCTGAGGTTGCTAATGGAAAAAGAAATCTTTGGGGTGAAAAACTTTTCTTTTTTGAGCCTGAATCAGAACATAGCTCTGCTTCTGTATGTGAAGGATTTGCATCGGCGGGTGGAAGAATAACGAATTTCACATCAGGGCAGGGTCTAATTTTAATGAAAGAAGTTCTTTATACCATTGCTGGAAAAAGATTGCCAGTTGTTTTTCACATTGGCGCAAGAGCTTTGACATCGCATTCTTTAAATGTTCATGCAGGACATGATGATGTTATGGGAGTTGCAGATTGTGGCTGGGGAATAATTTTTGCAAGAAATGTTCAAGAAGTTGCTGATTTAACTTTAATAGCACATCGGGCAGCTGAAAATTCAGAGACGCCATTTTTAATGGTTCAAGATGGCTTTCTTACAACACATACGATAGAGAATGTCCTTTTGCCCGAACCAGAATTGATGAAACAATTTATTGATGACCCGAACAAGCGATTGAAAAATCTTATGAATCCGTATTTCCCGCTTATGTCAGGCGTCGTTCAGAATCAAGATAGTTATATGAAAGGTAAAATCGCACAAAGATATTACTACGATAAAGTTCCTGGGGCAATAAAAGAAGCAATGGAAACATATTACAAATTGACTGGGAGAAAGTATGATTTTATAGATGCCTACAAGGTTGAAGATGCCGAATATGTTGTCGTTGGAATGGGGTCCTTTATGGAAACAGCAATGGCTACAGTTGATTATTTAAGAGAAGTTGAGGGTTTAAAAGTTGGAGCTTTAACTGTTACGGTTTTTGCACCTTTTCCAGGTAAGCAAATAGTTGAAGCATTAAAACATGTAAAGGCATTTGCTGTGCTTGAGAGGATGGATAATCCGCTTGCTCAATCAAATCCGTTAACTATGTCTATTAAAGCATCCTTTGCCGATGCTTTCATTGGTTCAAGAGGTTATCCGAAAATAGATAGGATACCAAGAATCTTTTCTGGTGCTGGTGGACTTGGAAGCAGAGACGTTAGACCGGGAGATTTCATTGCAATTTTCAAGAATATGATGAGAAACGACGGCAAAGAAAAGGAATTTTTCGTTGTTGGTATAAAACATGAACTTGCTCTTGAAAGAGAGTATGACCCGGATGTCAGACCGAAAGGGGCTTTTTCAATGCGCGGACATTCCGTTGGAGGTTATGGCTCGGTCACGACAAACAAAATTATTGCAACTTTGCTTGAGGATATATTTAAACTTCAGGTTCAAGCGTACCCAAAGTATGGCTCTGAGAAAAAAGGATTGCCAACAACATACTATTTGACAGCATCAAGAGAAAAAATTAGAACGCATTGCGAACTTACTCATGTTGAATTTGTCCCTATGAACGATGTTAATGCCTTTAATCTCGGTAATCCTCTCGCTGGTCTAAGGGAAAATGGAATGATTTTCATCCAAAGCGACAAAGTAGATCCAAAAGATGTATGGAGTGAAATTCCATCTTACGCAAAGAAAATTATAAAGGACAAAAAGATAAAAGTTTACTATCTTGACACAGTTAAAATAGCTCGTGAGGTTGCGCCAACCCCAGATCTTGAACAACGAATGCAGGGAATTGTTTTGCTTGGGATCTTTTTGAAGGTTACACCATTTAGAGAAGAATACGGGCTAAGCGAGGAAGATTTGTTTAAAGGTGTTGAAAAATCAATCCGAAAATATTTTGGTAAGCGTGGTGAAAAAGTCGTTCAAGCAAACCTTGAAGCTGTGAAGCGCGGGTATTATGAAGTTATGGAGGTTCCCAGAGAATTAATTGAGGTAACGGAAGTAAAAGCAGAATTTGAAATTTAA
- a CDS encoding 4-hydroxy-3-methylbut-2-en-1-yl diphosphate synthase, whose protein sequence is MINRRKSRKIYVGSVPIGGDAPISVQSMTKTKTEDVKATLKQIYQLAEAGCDIVRVAVPNKEAAEALPEIVKASPIPVVADIHFNHIFALKAIEAGVAKVRINPGNIGSKERIKQVLKSAKERGIPIRIGVNSGSLEKDLLEKYGYPTAEALFESAMRHVEICEEFGFSDIVISVKSTDVQLMIEAYRLIASRTDYPLHLGVTEAGPFFSGTIKSAVGIGTLLAEGIGDTIRVSLTDDPVKEVEVGREILRSLGLASRNVEIIACPTCGRLEVDLFKIVNELQDKLRNVKKPVKVAVLGCVVNGPGEASEADIGVACGKGVGILYRNGEVVRRVKEEEIVQAVIEEVEKFNSNGR, encoded by the coding sequence ATGATAAATAGACGAAAGAGCAGAAAAATTTATGTTGGTAGCGTTCCTATTGGTGGGGATGCGCCAATTTCGGTTCAATCTATGACCAAAACAAAAACCGAAGATGTAAAAGCAACCCTGAAACAGATTTATCAACTTGCTGAAGCTGGATGTGATATTGTTCGTGTTGCTGTTCCAAACAAGGAAGCAGCTGAAGCGCTTCCTGAAATTGTTAAAGCCTCCCCAATCCCAGTCGTTGCTGACATTCACTTTAATCATATTTTCGCTTTGAAGGCAATTGAAGCAGGTGTTGCAAAGGTAAGGATAAATCCAGGGAATATCGGTTCAAAAGAAAGGATAAAACAGGTTCTAAAATCCGCCAAGGAAAGGGGTATTCCAATAAGGATTGGCGTTAATTCTGGCTCACTTGAGAAAGATTTACTTGAGAAATATGGATATCCAACTGCTGAAGCACTTTTTGAAAGTGCGATGCGCCATGTTGAAATATGTGAAGAGTTTGGATTTTCTGACATTGTTATATCAGTGAAATCAACAGATGTGCAATTGATGATAGAAGCATACAGGCTAATCGCAAGCCGAACTGATTATCCACTTCACTTAGGGGTGACTGAAGCTGGACCGTTTTTTAGTGGAACTATAAAATCGGCCGTTGGGATTGGGACACTGCTTGCTGAGGGAATAGGGGATACGATAAGAGTTTCCCTTACGGATGATCCAGTTAAGGAAGTTGAAGTTGGAAGGGAAATTTTGCGCTCGCTTGGGCTTGCTTCCAGAAATGTTGAAATAATTGCTTGTCCAACATGCGGTCGGCTTGAGGTTGACCTTTTTAAAATTGTAAATGAACTTCAGGATAAATTGAGAAATGTTAAAAAACCAGTTAAGGTTGCCGTTCTTGGATGCGTTGTTAATGGACCAGGTGAAGCAAGCGAAGCTGATATTGGCGTTGCATGTGGCAAAGGTGTTGGGATTTTGTATAGAAATGGCGAAGTTGTGAGAAGAGTGAAAGAAGAAGAAATTGTTCAAGCGGTGATAGAAGAAGTTGAAAAATTTAATTCCAATGGCAGATAA
- a CDS encoding Membrane associated serine protease, rhomboid family, whose translation MSYRYYRPSFFRGFKFFPSAIKYFIVVNVLVYILLVFFGLNFRISGVPLYLYVYRYFALNPVGEGFQIWQLITYMFIHDPKGIFHILFNMLMLWMFGTEIENLWGTRRFLVYYFTSGIGAGITHLIFAPLFGQIGPVVGASGAIYGVMIAFALMFPDRYIFLYFLIPIPARIFVAILVFFDLIMGVFGSDGVAHFAHLGGAIVGFIYIKLMYAGFDLSQFVFRIKFPGVKKKTGKKYLLVDDEIITQEQIDAILDKISQHGYDSLTEREKKILYEASKKLR comes from the coding sequence ATGAGCTATAGGTATTATAGACCAAGCTTTTTCCGTGGCTTTAAATTTTTCCCATCGGCGATAAAGTATTTTATTGTTGTAAATGTTCTTGTTTATATTTTGCTTGTGTTCTTTGGATTGAACTTCAGAATCTCGGGAGTTCCACTTTACTTGTATGTTTATAGATATTTTGCTCTGAATCCAGTTGGGGAAGGTTTCCAAATATGGCAGTTGATAACTTACATGTTTATCCACGATCCGAAGGGAATTTTTCATATTCTTTTCAACATGTTGATGCTTTGGATGTTTGGAACTGAGATAGAAAACCTTTGGGGGACGAGAAGATTTTTAGTTTATTACTTTACATCTGGAATTGGTGCTGGGATAACACATTTAATTTTCGCACCGCTTTTTGGTCAAATTGGTCCTGTGGTTGGGGCATCGGGCGCAATTTATGGTGTTATGATTGCCTTTGCGTTGATGTTCCCTGATAGATATATCTTTCTCTATTTTTTGATACCAATTCCAGCAAGAATTTTTGTTGCGATCCTGGTTTTCTTTGATTTGATTATGGGTGTGTTTGGAAGTGATGGGGTTGCACATTTTGCCCATCTTGGTGGCGCAATCGTTGGCTTTATTTATATAAAACTGATGTATGCTGGATTTGATCTGTCTCAATTTGTTTTTAGGATAAAATTTCCAGGAGTTAAGAAGAAAACAGGGAAAAAATATCTTCTCGTTGATGATGAGATTATAACACAGGAACAGATAGATGCTATCCTTGATAAAATTAGTCAGCATGGCTACGATAGTTTGACGGAGCGTGAGAAAAAGATTCTTTATGAGGCGAGCAAAAAACTACGCTGA
- a CDS encoding phosphoglycerate kinase, translating to MKKVTIDDLHLKGKRVLVRVDFNVPIESGKVSDDTRIRESLPTIKKIISEGGKAILISHLGRPKGGFDPKYSLKPVAEHLSKLLNMPVKFAPDCVGEEVKKMVAELKEGEVLLLENVRFHPEEEKNDENFARELASIADVYINDAFGSAHRAHASTEGVARFVKETAIGYLMQKEVEYLSKALLNPEKPYVAILGGAKVSDKIQVIKNLMEKVDAFLIGGGMANTFLKAKGYEVGKSLVEEDKIDFAKEILNEAEKRNVKFVLPVDCVIADKFANDANFEVVSVDKVRPDWMILDIGTETIKMFCEVLKDAKMVVWNGPLGVFEFENFAKGTFEIAKFLAEITQKGAVTIVGGGDSASAVAKAGLSDKVSHVSTGGGASLEFLEGKILPGISAIQDK from the coding sequence ATGAAAAAGGTAACAATTGATGATTTGCACCTTAAAGGTAAAAGAGTTCTCGTCAGAGTTGATTTTAATGTCCCAATTGAGTCTGGAAAGGTTTCTGATGACACAAGGATAAGGGAATCGCTCCCAACGATAAAGAAAATTATTTCGGAAGGTGGTAAAGCAATTTTAATAAGCCATCTTGGAAGACCGAAGGGTGGATTTGATCCGAAATATAGTTTGAAACCCGTTGCTGAACATCTTTCAAAATTGCTTAACATGCCTGTGAAGTTCGCACCTGATTGTGTTGGGGAGGAGGTTAAAAAGATGGTTGCTGAATTGAAAGAGGGAGAGGTTCTTTTACTTGAAAATGTTAGATTTCATCCAGAGGAGGAGAAAAATGATGAAAATTTTGCAAGGGAACTTGCTTCAATTGCCGATGTTTATATAAACGATGCCTTTGGAAGCGCCCACCGTGCACATGCTTCAACTGAAGGCGTTGCAAGATTCGTCAAAGAGACAGCAATTGGATATCTTATGCAAAAAGAGGTTGAATATCTCTCAAAGGCGCTTCTAAACCCAGAGAAGCCTTATGTTGCAATTCTTGGTGGAGCAAAGGTTTCAGATAAAATTCAAGTGATTAAAAATTTAATGGAAAAAGTTGATGCGTTTTTAATTGGAGGTGGAATGGCGAATACATTTTTGAAAGCAAAAGGATATGAAGTTGGAAAATCACTCGTTGAGGAGGATAAAATTGATTTTGCGAAGGAAATTTTAAATGAAGCAGAAAAAAGAAATGTAAAGTTCGTTTTGCCCGTTGATTGTGTCATTGCTGACAAATTTGCGAATGATGCTAATTTTGAAGTTGTTTCAGTTGATAAAGTTAGACCAGATTGGATGATACTTGACATTGGAACTGAAACGATCAAAATGTTTTGTGAAGTTCTAAAAGATGCTAAAATGGTTGTGTGGAATGGTCCATTAGGGGTTTTTGAATTTGAGAATTTTGCTAAGGGGACATTTGAGATAGCAAAGTTTCTTGCAGAGATAACACAGAAAGGGGCGGTGACAATAGTTGGAGGTGGAGATTCGGCTTCAGCGGTTGCAAAAGCTGGGCTTTCTGATAAAGTTTCACATGTTTCAACTGGTGGCGGTGCATCGCTTGAGTTTCTTGAAGGTAAAATTCTACCTGGGATATCTGCTATTCAAGATAAATAA
- a CDS encoding glyceraldehyde 3-phosphate dehydrogenase, which produces MAVRVGINGFGRIGRLVFRAAVQNNVDDLEFVAINDITDTKTLAHLLKYDSIHRRFPGTVEYTDNELIVNGKKIKVLAIKDPAQLPWKDLGVDIVIESTGLFTKKSDAEKHIQAGAKKVIITAPADGVEKTIVLGVNDNILTPDDVIVSNASCTTNCLAPMVKVLHDNFKVRKGLMTTVHAYTNDQRVLDLPHKDLRRARAAGMSIIPTTTGAAKAVGKVIPELNGKLHGFALRVPVPDGSVTDFVAELDKEVTVDEVNKAFKEASETYLKGILEYTEDEIVSSDIIGNPHSCIFDAKSTMVMGGNLVKVVGWYDNEWGYSCRVVDLTRKIARMMGD; this is translated from the coding sequence ATGGCAGTAAGAGTTGGAATCAACGGATTTGGAAGAATTGGACGACTTGTTTTCAGAGCTGCTGTTCAAAATAATGTTGATGATCTTGAATTTGTAGCTATAAACGATATCACTGACACAAAAACGCTTGCGCACCTTTTAAAATATGATTCAATTCATCGTCGTTTCCCTGGGACTGTTGAGTATACGGATAATGAGTTAATTGTTAACGGTAAAAAGATTAAAGTTCTTGCTATTAAAGATCCAGCTCAATTGCCGTGGAAAGATTTGGGTGTTGATATTGTGATTGAATCAACAGGGCTTTTTACAAAAAAATCCGATGCGGAAAAACATATTCAGGCAGGTGCGAAGAAAGTTATAATCACAGCACCTGCAGATGGGGTTGAAAAAACGATAGTTCTTGGGGTGAATGATAACATATTGACTCCAGATGATGTGATTGTTTCAAATGCCTCCTGCACAACAAACTGCCTTGCCCCGATGGTTAAGGTTTTGCATGACAATTTCAAGGTTAGGAAAGGTTTGATGACAACTGTTCACGCTTACACAAATGACCAGCGTGTCCTTGATTTGCCACATAAAGATTTGAGAAGGGCAAGAGCAGCTGGGATGTCAATAATCCCAACAACAACAGGTGCAGCAAAGGCGGTTGGTAAAGTCATACCTGAATTAAACGGGAAACTTCATGGCTTTGCACTTCGTGTTCCCGTGCCAGATGGATCTGTGACTGATTTCGTTGCTGAACTTGACAAAGAGGTGACCGTTGATGAAGTTAATAAGGCATTTAAAGAAGCAAGCGAAACTTATCTGAAGGGAATACTTGAATATACCGAAGATGAAATTGTATCAAGCGATATAATTGGGAACCCGCATTCGTGCATCTTTGATGCAAAGTCAACTATGGTTATGGGTGGAAATCTTGTTAAAGTTGTTGGATGGTATGATAACGAGTGGGGTTACTCATGCAGGGTTGTTGATCTCACAAGGAAGATTGCAAGGATGATGGGTGATTGA
- a CDS encoding divalent cation tolerance protein: MTDYIVVLITTPNVIEARKISKTLVEEKLAACCNVIEKVNSIYFWQNNIEDDFESLIIIKTRKDVFPELVKRVKELHKYTVPEIIAIPIIEGSDSYLNWIDETVKQTEK; encoded by the coding sequence ATGACTGATTACATCGTTGTTTTAATAACAACTCCAAATGTAATTGAGGCAAGAAAGATTTCAAAAACGCTCGTGGAAGAAAAACTTGCTGCATGTTGTAATGTAATTGAAAAAGTTAACTCAATTTATTTCTGGCAAAACAACATTGAAGATGATTTTGAATCACTTATCATAATTAAAACCAGAAAAGATGTTTTCCCCGAACTTGTAAAGCGTGTAAAAGAATTACACAAATATACAGTTCCTGAAATCATAGCAATTCCAATAATTGAAGGCTCTGACTCGTATTTAAACTGGATTGATGAGACCGTAAAGCAAACTGAAAAGTGA
- a CDS encoding spermidine/putrescine transport system permease protein yields MKKAGDLIFKIYIFSVYAFLYMPIFVLIILSFNASRWTTIWEGFTLQWYIKLLNNKILLNSLKNSLIIALISTLASTTLGTIGAIGLRKVDFKFKESFKVLIYLPIIIPEIVLAGALLSFFGFVKITLGFTTVIIAHIVFSISYVILIVLARIQNIEKEIEESALDLGANEFEVFRRITLPLLFPAIISSALIVFTLSIDDYLITSFVAGVASTTLPLQIYSMLRTSVTPEINAISTLMLITTTVAIILSQRLMLSK; encoded by the coding sequence ATGAAAAAGGCTGGTGATTTAATTTTCAAAATCTATATCTTTAGCGTTTATGCCTTCCTTTATATGCCAATTTTTGTTTTGATCATCTTATCATTCAACGCATCACGATGGACAACTATTTGGGAAGGTTTCACACTTCAATGGTATATCAAACTTTTAAATAACAAGATTTTGTTGAATTCATTAAAAAATAGCCTTATTATCGCACTTATCTCAACACTTGCCTCAACCACGCTTGGAACCATCGGAGCCATAGGATTGAGAAAGGTTGATTTCAAATTTAAGGAAAGTTTCAAAGTTTTAATCTATCTTCCAATTATAATTCCAGAGATTGTCCTCGCTGGGGCACTGCTTAGTTTTTTCGGGTTTGTTAAAATAACCCTTGGGTTTACAACAGTTATAATAGCGCACATCGTTTTCAGCATATCTTATGTCATCCTAATAGTTCTCGCAAGGATACAAAACATTGAAAAGGAAATTGAGGAATCAGCACTTGATCTTGGAGCGAATGAATTTGAAGTTTTCAGAAGGATTACACTTCCTCTTCTTTTCCCAGCGATAATTTCTTCTGCCCTTATCGTATTTACGCTTTCAATTGACGATTATCTTATAACATCTTTTGTCGCAGGTGTTGCATCAACAACGCTCCCTTTGCAAATCTATTCAATGTTAAGAACAAGCGTAACCCCGGAGATAAACGCTATCTCAACGCTAATGCTCATAACTACGACAGTGGCAATAATTTTATCACAAAGGTTGATGTTGTCAAAATGA
- a CDS encoding spermidine/putrescine transport system substrate-binding protein, producing the protein MRKEILFSIFILITGLIFISCSGNKNKVNVYIWSDYLPQDVIEEFERETGVKVNLDTYDSNEALLEKLQTGVSRYDVVVPSDYMVQILIHQNLLREIDKSKIPNLKNVNSRFLNLEYDPENRFSIPFFWGTTGLAYRKDKLGKLPETWKILFDEKYKGKILMLDDMRECFAVALKLLGYSINETDTSILLKAKELLMAQKKLVKQYNSSGFDQAILSGDVWIAHGWSGQLVKISEYDSNIVYVLPEEGGTLWIDNLAIPKSAENIENAHLFINFLLKPEISARVSEFSGYATVNDSAKKFINPKYLTKQRYPDEEMLKNFELMKDLGPVTRILDRFWTEIKSQ; encoded by the coding sequence ATGAGAAAAGAAATTTTATTTTCAATTTTCATTTTAATCACTGGTCTCATTTTTATCTCATGCTCTGGAAACAAAAATAAAGTTAATGTCTATATCTGGTCAGATTATCTACCGCAAGATGTCATTGAAGAATTTGAAAGGGAAACAGGAGTGAAGGTTAATCTTGATACCTACGATTCCAACGAAGCTTTGCTTGAAAAGTTACAAACAGGGGTTAGCAGATATGATGTCGTCGTCCCATCAGATTACATGGTTCAAATACTTATTCATCAAAACCTTCTTCGGGAGATTGACAAAAGCAAAATTCCAAATCTAAAAAATGTAAATTCAAGGTTTTTAAATCTTGAATATGACCCCGAAAACAGATTTTCAATCCCATTCTTCTGGGGAACAACTGGATTAGCATACCGAAAAGATAAGCTTGGCAAACTACCCGAAACATGGAAAATTCTTTTTGATGAGAAATATAAAGGGAAAATTTTAATGCTTGACGATATGAGGGAATGTTTTGCTGTAGCTTTAAAACTTCTCGGGTATTCAATAAATGAAACAGACACATCAATTCTTTTAAAGGCAAAAGAACTTCTAATGGCTCAGAAAAAACTTGTTAAACAATATAACAGTTCTGGTTTTGACCAGGCAATTTTATCGGGAGATGTATGGATTGCGCACGGGTGGAGCGGTCAACTTGTGAAAATTTCGGAATACGATTCAAACATTGTTTATGTTCTACCTGAAGAAGGAGGAACTCTCTGGATTGATAACCTTGCAATCCCGAAATCAGCTGAAAATATTGAAAATGCTCATCTTTTCATTAATTTTCTCCTTAAGCCAGAGATAAGCGCAAGAGTAAGCGAATTTTCTGGTTACGCAACTGTAAATGATTCAGCTAAAAAGTTTATAAACCCCAAATATCTGACAAAACAAAGATATCCGGACGAAGAAATGCTTAAAAATTTTGAATTGATGAAAGACCTCGGACCCGTTACAAGAATCCTTGATAGATTTTGGACGGAGATAAAATCACAATGA
- a CDS encoding 4Fe-4S dicluster domain-containing protein, with protein sequence MAYIIAEPCVGVCDTACVQVCPVNCIYGPEGYDVTNEEHLKEMREKKMQLYIHPQECIDCGACQPECPVEAIFPEAEVPEKWQQYIRINYERFGL encoded by the coding sequence ATGGCGTATATCATTGCAGAACCCTGCGTTGGGGTTTGCGACACCGCCTGCGTTCAAGTTTGCCCAGTTAATTGCATCTATGGTCCCGAAGGTTATGATGTTACGAATGAAGAACATCTGAAAGAGATGAGAGAGAAAAAGATGCAGCTTTATATTCACCCTCAAGAGTGCATTGATTGCGGTGCTTGTCAGCCAGAGTGTCCAGTTGAAGCGATATTCCCAGAAGCAGAGGTGCCAGAGAAATGGCAACAATATATTAGAATTAACTACGAGAGATTCGGATTGTAA